A genomic segment from Ptychodera flava strain L36383 chromosome 19, AS_Pfla_20210202, whole genome shotgun sequence encodes:
- the LOC139118049 gene encoding uncharacterized protein: protein MKKSINEIRKEKDDQENRSRLNNSVFFCVSQNGDSETWTESEEKVKQIINDNLGMEDIVEFERVHRIPNAPSVRGSKPVVAMFRNYKDKEKALRKAYKLKHTSISISEDYTKRIRDIRGKLSDLRRSLVKANKDVKAYLQYDKLVLKEAHCKRVFRVNEESGQISERTYNFRGGSTE, encoded by the coding sequence ATGAAAAAGTCAATTAACGAAATAAGGAAGGAGAAAGATGATCAAGAAAACAGAAGTCGGCTAAACAATTCggtgtttttttgtgtgtcaCAGAATGGGGACAGTGAAACGTGGACCGAATCAGAAGAAAAAGTAAAGCAAATTATCAATGATAATCTTGGGATGGAAGACATCGTGGAGTTCGAACGCGTGCATAGAATTCCAAACGCACCATCTGTTCGCGGGTCAAAACCTGTCGTTGCCATGTTCAGAAATTACAAAGACAAGGAAAAGGCTCTTCGTAAGGCTTACAAGTTGAAGCACACGAGCATTTCTATCAGTGAAGACTATACAAAAAGAATACGTGACATACGTGGCAAGCTATCAGATCTCCGCCGTTCTCTTGTCAAAGCTAATAAAGACGTTAAAGCTTATCTGCAATATGACAAACTTGTCTTAAAGGAAGCGCACTGTAAACGCGTGTTTCGTGTCAACGAAGAGTCTGGGCAGATATCGGAACGTACGTACAACTTTCGAGGTGGAAGCACTGAATAG